A window of the Streptomyces formicae genome harbors these coding sequences:
- a CDS encoding DUF6247 family protein encodes MSAQADGPYGPLIPMPDLTPDALRGAVARIAPSRLPALTQHLFEATTNAQQTQSLAPLRAFVHSWAVFVAIERHPQRAARLRELERIVDAGEQDPAEAIAEIGQIREAAEAEAGL; translated from the coding sequence GTGAGCGCTCAGGCCGATGGCCCGTACGGGCCGCTGATCCCGATGCCCGACCTCACCCCTGATGCCTTGCGGGGGGCGGTCGCCCGGATCGCACCGAGCCGTCTTCCTGCGCTGACTCAGCACCTGTTCGAGGCGACGACGAACGCGCAGCAGACGCAGAGCCTCGCCCCTCTCCGGGCTTTCGTCCACTCCTGGGCCGTGTTCGTCGCCATCGAGCGGCATCCGCAGCGTGCGGCGCGGCTGCGGGAGCTCGAACGGATCGTGGACGCCGGTGAGCAGGACCCGGCAGAGGCGATCGCGGAGATCGGACAGATCCGCGAGGCCGCGGAGGCGGAGGCCGGCCTGTGA
- a CDS encoding helix-turn-helix domain-containing protein — MANAGKGGRWAGSRQAAWEFFGLELKARREAAGLTQGELGRRVFVSGGYIGQFEQAIRKPQKDVAARIDEVLQTDGFFERMWKKLIADSPYDEHFASVAELERLATKICEYTSTYVPGLLQTSEYVRALFLGSNPLADEAQIEDMVRSRMGRTSLLKGPARPVYWGILPEAALRIPVGGPAVMARQLDHLAAMARERKVLIQVLPFSAGAQPIMGKMVTLMEFEDAPPTAYTEAVLSGNLLDDPATVKRIQGYYDLLRAAALSPEASLALIESVAEDYRRCANTT, encoded by the coding sequence ATGGCCAACGCAGGTAAGGGCGGCCGGTGGGCGGGGTCGCGGCAGGCGGCCTGGGAGTTCTTCGGGCTGGAACTGAAGGCCAGGCGGGAGGCGGCGGGGCTGACGCAGGGGGAGCTGGGGCGGCGGGTATTCGTCTCCGGCGGGTACATCGGCCAATTCGAACAGGCTATTCGGAAACCACAGAAGGATGTGGCCGCGAGGATCGACGAGGTTTTACAAACCGATGGCTTTTTCGAGCGGATGTGGAAGAAGCTCATCGCCGACTCGCCGTACGACGAGCACTTCGCGTCCGTGGCGGAGCTCGAACGCCTGGCTACGAAGATCTGCGAGTACACCTCGACGTACGTGCCGGGTCTGCTCCAGACCTCCGAGTACGTCCGCGCTCTGTTCCTGGGGAGCAATCCGCTCGCCGATGAGGCGCAGATCGAGGACATGGTCCGGAGCCGCATGGGCCGCACTTCGCTCCTCAAGGGCCCTGCACGGCCCGTGTATTGGGGCATCCTGCCTGAGGCCGCGCTGCGCATCCCGGTGGGTGGTCCGGCCGTGATGGCCCGCCAGTTGGACCACCTCGCGGCCATGGCACGCGAACGCAAGGTCCTGATCCAGGTGCTCCCGTTCTCGGCCGGGGCGCAACCGATCATGGGCAAGATGGTGACGCTCATGGAGTTCGAGGACGCACCGCCAACCGCCTATACAGAAGCGGTGCTTTCGGGGAACCTGCTGGACGATCCGGCCACGGTGAAGCGGATCCAGGGATACTACGATCTGCTGAGGGCCGCCGCACTGTCGCCTGAGGCGTCCCTGGCCCTGATCGAATCCGTGGCGGAGGACTACAGACGATGCGCGAATACGACCTGA
- a CDS encoding DUF397 domain-containing protein — protein MREYDLTTACWRKSSYSDNAGGESCVEVAYDFPGAAPWRKSTYSDDSSGDSCVEVLDDIPGVVPVRDSKNPTGPVLVVPAAAWDAFVDGVVRAR, from the coding sequence ATGCGCGAATACGACCTGACCACCGCCTGCTGGCGCAAGAGCTCCTACAGCGACAACGCTGGCGGAGAGTCCTGCGTCGAGGTCGCGTACGACTTCCCGGGCGCCGCCCCGTGGCGCAAAAGCACCTACAGCGACGACTCCAGCGGAGACAGCTGCGTCGAAGTCCTCGACGACATCCCCGGCGTCGTCCCCGTCCGCGACTCCAAGAACCCCACCGGCCCTGTCCTTGTCGTCCCCGCCGCCGCCTGGGACGCGTTCGTCGACGGGGTCGTCAGGGCGCGCTGA
- a CDS encoding tetratricopeptide repeat protein: MRGTHAAVALAVNTGFLTVLFATAAIVSAFAAVRRIRSHHPAPGPPATVATAAVPEADPVPVPAADLTFVPELPPPIPDFTGRFHDLACLLRLADDGHRTIVVTGAPGTGKTALAVRLAHELRTRFPDGALYAELGAGRGDPAPPAAVLGRFLAALGAPAEERTGRPAALAARFRSRTRSRRILLLLDDAADAAQLRPLLPAGDTCLTVITARRAVTDLPGAVPFALAPLTEPDALALWAAPRPLVHACGRLPLALRVAAAAGPARAGRLAAERARLDALGIGDPGARAAFETGYAALDAADRHLLRALAAYPGARITATVAAAAADRQPADSDAGLARLAAAQLVEAVAPGTYRLHDLIRGFAAERLERDTTPADRRAARARLLAVRPADPAAVSALVRAGVREGLHAEAYRLATTADERLREEPCQSARLAMWTALLDAARRAGEQLWVAHALRALGDAHRREGRYDQAVDHLRMSLAVQRPTDGTRGDRIEPRLLLGDALRRAGRYEEALRELRTALHTATGDAEILTSLGELHLDRRRPDEAIPCLEAAFTLTGSADTERHLGTAYARAGNLPAAEHHLRSALAAHRQRGCAAGEGWTLRELGHLDEQRFAFAQGAAHHRAALSVFARADHGLGVAAAAEALGDNLLAQGDEVAADTEYRRAAAAYADFGDPVREAEARRKLSAP, from the coding sequence GTGCGGGGTACTCACGCCGCGGTCGCACTGGCCGTGAACACCGGCTTCCTGACCGTCCTGTTCGCCACCGCCGCCATCGTCTCGGCCTTCGCGGCGGTTCGCCGCATCCGCTCCCACCACCCCGCGCCCGGCCCGCCGGCCACCGTCGCCACCGCCGCCGTGCCCGAAGCAGACCCCGTCCCCGTACCCGCCGCCGATCTCACCTTCGTCCCCGAACTCCCGCCACCCATACCGGACTTCACCGGCCGCTTCCACGACCTCGCCTGCCTCCTCCGGCTCGCCGACGACGGCCACCGCACCATCGTCGTCACCGGCGCGCCCGGCACCGGCAAGACCGCGCTCGCCGTCCGCCTCGCCCACGAGCTGCGCACCCGCTTCCCGGACGGCGCGCTGTACGCCGAACTCGGCGCGGGCCGCGGCGATCCGGCGCCGCCCGCGGCGGTACTGGGCCGCTTCCTCGCCGCACTCGGCGCGCCCGCCGAGGAGCGCACCGGCCGGCCCGCCGCCCTCGCCGCCCGCTTCCGCAGCCGCACCAGGAGCCGCCGCATCCTGCTGCTCCTGGACGACGCCGCCGACGCCGCCCAGCTCCGCCCGCTGCTCCCCGCCGGCGACACCTGCCTGACCGTGATCACGGCCCGCCGCGCCGTCACGGACCTTCCCGGGGCGGTCCCCTTCGCCCTGGCCCCGCTCACGGAACCGGACGCCCTCGCGCTGTGGGCAGCGCCCCGGCCCCTCGTCCACGCCTGTGGACGGCTGCCCCTCGCACTCCGCGTCGCCGCTGCCGCCGGACCGGCACGGGCCGGCCGACTCGCCGCCGAACGCGCCCGCCTCGACGCCCTGGGCATCGGCGACCCCGGCGCCCGCGCCGCGTTCGAGACGGGGTACGCCGCCCTCGACGCCGCCGACCGCCACCTCCTGCGGGCCCTCGCCGCGTACCCCGGCGCCCGCATCACCGCCACCGTCGCCGCAGCGGCCGCGGACCGGCAGCCGGCCGACAGCGACGCGGGCCTGGCCCGGCTCGCCGCCGCACAGCTCGTCGAGGCCGTCGCCCCCGGCACGTACCGCCTCCACGACCTCATCCGCGGCTTCGCCGCCGAACGCCTCGAACGCGACACGACCCCCGCCGACCGCCGGGCCGCCCGCGCCCGGCTCCTCGCCGTGCGCCCGGCGGACCCCGCCGCCGTCTCCGCGCTCGTACGGGCCGGAGTGCGCGAGGGCCTCCACGCCGAGGCGTACCGGCTCGCCACGACGGCCGACGAGCGGCTACGGGAAGAGCCCTGCCAGTCGGCGCGCCTCGCCATGTGGACGGCGCTCCTGGACGCCGCCCGCCGCGCGGGCGAACAGCTCTGGGTAGCACACGCCCTGCGCGCCCTCGGCGACGCGCACCGCCGTGAGGGCCGCTACGACCAGGCGGTGGACCACCTGCGGATGTCCCTCGCCGTCCAGCGGCCCACAGACGGCACCCGCGGCGACCGGATCGAGCCCCGCCTCCTCCTCGGCGACGCCCTTCGCCGCGCGGGCCGCTACGAGGAGGCCCTGCGCGAACTGCGCACCGCCCTGCACACCGCGACGGGCGACGCCGAGATACTGACCAGCCTCGGCGAACTCCACCTCGACCGCCGCCGCCCCGACGAGGCGATCCCCTGCCTCGAAGCGGCCTTCACCCTCACCGGCTCCGCCGACACCGAACGCCACCTCGGCACGGCCTACGCCCGGGCCGGCAACCTCCCCGCCGCCGAACACCACCTGCGGTCCGCCCTCGCCGCCCACCGGCAGCGCGGCTGCGCGGCGGGGGAGGGCTGGACCCTGCGCGAACTGGGCCACCTCGACGAACAGCGCTTCGCCTTCGCGCAGGGCGCGGCCCACCACCGCGCCGCGCTGTCGGTCTTCGCCCGCGCCGACCACGGCCTGGGCGTCGCCGCAGCCGCCGAGGCCCTGGGCGACAACCTTCTCGCCCAGGGCGACGAGGTGGCGGCGGACACGGAGTACCGCCGCGCGGCCGCCGCGTACGCGGACTTCGGCGACCCCGTCCGGGAGGCCGAGGCCCGCCGCAAGCTCAGCGCGCCCTGA
- a CDS encoding TerB family tellurite resistance protein codes for MRTSWTTVGDGEFFCSDCGGDRNYRRRTGRRRFTVLGVPVLPRGLAGPIVECAACHAQYGTEALDHPTTARFSAMLRDGVHTVALAVLAAGGTSSRSVRETAVAAVRAAGIVDCTEDQLTAMIEALAADTGRFVTDTGPCGAALAIELHEALEPLAPHLAPAGRESILLQGARIALADGPYSTAEREVLTTVGNALRLCADDTARLLAAARAPSS; via the coding sequence ATGCGTACCTCCTGGACCACCGTCGGCGACGGCGAGTTCTTCTGCTCCGACTGCGGAGGCGACCGCAACTACCGCCGCCGCACAGGCCGTCGCCGCTTCACTGTCCTCGGCGTCCCCGTCCTCCCACGCGGCCTCGCAGGCCCCATCGTCGAATGCGCCGCCTGCCACGCCCAGTACGGCACGGAAGCCCTCGACCACCCGACGACCGCCCGCTTCTCCGCGATGCTCCGCGACGGCGTCCACACCGTCGCCCTCGCTGTCCTCGCCGCGGGCGGCACCTCCTCGCGCTCGGTCCGGGAGACCGCGGTCGCCGCCGTCCGTGCCGCCGGCATCGTCGACTGCACCGAGGACCAGCTCACCGCCATGATCGAGGCGCTCGCCGCCGACACCGGCCGCTTCGTCACGGACACCGGCCCGTGCGGCGCCGCCCTCGCCATCGAACTCCACGAGGCCCTGGAGCCACTGGCCCCGCACCTGGCCCCGGCCGGCCGCGAGTCGATCCTGCTCCAGGGCGCGCGGATCGCCCTCGCCGACGGGCCCTACAGCACGGCCGAGCGCGAGGTGCTCACCACCGTCGGCAACGCGCTGCGGCTGTGCGCCGATGACACGGCCCGGCTGCTCGCGGCGGCGCGCGCCCCTTCGTCGTGA
- the leuA gene encoding 2-isopropylmalate synthase, translated as MSQSQWIGRPTPVTNTTHTQKPSGMPVHKYGRYEAVDIPDRTWPEKRITKAPRWLSTDLRDGNQALIDPMSPARKREMFDLLVRMGYKEIEVGFPSSGETDFAFVRSIIEEGAIPDDVTISVLTQAREDLIERTVESVVGAKRATVHLYNATAPVFRRVVFRGSKDDIKQIAVDGTRLVMEYADKLLGDETVFGYQYSPEIFTDTELDFALEVCEAVCDVWQPGPGREIILNLPATVERSTPSTHADRFEWMARNLTRREHVCLSVHPHNDRGTAVAAAELAIMAGADRIEGCLFGQGERTGNVDLVTLGMNLFSQGVDPQIDFSQIDEIRRTSEYCNQMEIHPRHPYAGDLVYTAFSGSHQDAIKKGFDAMEADAAARGQGVTVDDLEWAVPYLPIDPKDVGRSYEAVIRVNSQSGKGGIAYVLKNDHKLDLPRRMQIEFSRIIQAKTDAEGGEVTPKEIWSVFQDEYLPNPDNRWGRIQLRSGQTTSDTDGTDTLTVEAVVDGAETVLTGSGNGPISAFFSALEAIGVDARLLDYQEHTMSEGASAQAASYIECAIDGKVLWGIGIDANTTRASLKAVVSAVNRAAR; from the coding sequence ATGTCTCAGTCGCAGTGGATCGGCCGCCCCACGCCGGTCACCAACACGACGCACACCCAGAAGCCGTCCGGCATGCCGGTCCACAAGTACGGCCGGTACGAGGCCGTGGACATCCCGGACCGCACGTGGCCCGAGAAGCGGATCACCAAGGCGCCCCGCTGGCTCTCCACCGACCTGCGCGACGGCAACCAGGCCCTGATCGACCCGATGTCGCCGGCCCGCAAGCGCGAGATGTTCGACCTGCTGGTCCGCATGGGCTACAAGGAGATCGAGGTCGGCTTCCCCTCCTCCGGCGAGACGGACTTCGCGTTCGTGCGTTCGATCATCGAAGAGGGCGCGATCCCGGACGACGTGACCATCTCCGTGCTGACCCAGGCCCGCGAGGACCTGATCGAGCGCACCGTCGAGTCGGTCGTCGGCGCCAAGCGCGCCACCGTGCACCTGTACAACGCGACGGCCCCCGTCTTCCGCAGGGTCGTCTTCCGCGGCTCCAAGGACGACATCAAGCAGATCGCCGTCGACGGCACCCGCCTGGTCATGGAGTACGCGGACAAGCTGCTGGGCGACGAGACGGTCTTCGGCTACCAGTACAGCCCCGAGATCTTCACCGACACCGAGCTGGACTTCGCCCTGGAGGTCTGCGAGGCCGTCTGCGACGTCTGGCAGCCCGGCCCCGGCCGCGAGATCATCCTCAACCTGCCCGCCACCGTGGAGCGTTCGACCCCCTCCACGCACGCGGACCGCTTCGAGTGGATGGCCCGCAACCTGACGCGGCGCGAGCACGTGTGCCTGTCCGTCCACCCGCACAACGACCGTGGCACGGCCGTCGCCGCCGCCGAACTGGCGATCATGGCCGGTGCGGACCGGATCGAGGGCTGCCTGTTCGGCCAGGGCGAGCGCACCGGCAACGTCGACCTGGTCACCCTGGGCATGAACCTGTTCTCCCAGGGCGTCGACCCGCAGATCGACTTCTCGCAGATCGACGAGATCCGTCGCACCAGCGAGTACTGCAACCAGATGGAGATCCACCCGCGCCACCCCTACGCGGGCGACCTCGTCTACACCGCCTTCTCCGGCTCCCACCAGGACGCCATCAAGAAGGGCTTCGACGCCATGGAGGCCGACGCGGCCGCGCGGGGCCAGGGTGTGACCGTCGACGATCTCGAGTGGGCCGTGCCCTACCTGCCGATCGACCCGAAGGACGTCGGCCGCTCCTACGAGGCGGTCATCCGCGTCAACTCGCAGTCCGGCAAGGGCGGTATCGCCTACGTCCTGAAGAACGACCACAAACTGGACCTGCCGCGCCGCATGCAGATCGAGTTCTCCCGCATCATTCAGGCCAAGACCGACGCCGAGGGCGGCGAGGTCACGCCGAAGGAGATCTGGTCGGTCTTCCAGGACGAGTACCTGCCCAACCCCGACAACCGGTGGGGCCGCATCCAGCTGCGTTCCGGCCAGACGACGTCGGACACCGACGGCACCGACACCCTGACCGTCGAGGCGGTCGTGGACGGCGCCGAGACCGTCCTGACCGGCTCCGGCAACGGCCCGATCTCCGCGTTCTTCAGCGCGCTGGAGGCCATCGGGGTGGACGCCCGGCTGCTGGACTACCAGGAGCACACGATGAGCGAGGGCGCCTCCGCGCAGGCCGCCTCGTACATCGAATGCGCCATCGACGGAAAGGTCCTGTGGGGCATCGGCATCGACGCCAACACCACGCGCGCCTCGCTGAAGGCGGTCGTCTCGGCCGTCAACCGCGCGGCCCGCTGA
- a CDS encoding M4 family metallopeptidase → MDSHTDAFTPVFCGIVPPHLLDRLARSGDPAIAGAARRTLVADAAQRTARRLTTVVGAPPPSEEVVEGPQRTVHDAEHGTVLPGTKVRSEGDEPGRDATVNRAYAGLGATFELLLKAYGRNSVDGEGLPLLATVHYDENYGNAFWNGEQMVFGDGDGEIFLDFTVPVDVIAHELAHGLTQYTANLTYFGQAGALNESVSDVFGSLVKQYTLDQTADRADWLIGAGLLAPRVTGVALRSMKEPGSAYDDDVLGKDPQPATMDDYVRTGQDNGGVHINSGIPNRAFHLLATQLGGRAWERAGQIWYDVLTGGALPVDASFADFAGATVAAAAARYGEGEEHEAVLKAWSQVGVPAN, encoded by the coding sequence ATGGATTCCCACACGGACGCTTTCACGCCGGTTTTCTGCGGCATCGTGCCGCCGCACCTGCTCGACAGGCTCGCCCGCTCCGGTGACCCGGCCATCGCCGGCGCCGCCCGCCGCACCCTGGTCGCGGACGCCGCCCAGCGCACCGCGCGGCGCCTGACGACCGTCGTCGGCGCCCCGCCGCCCTCCGAGGAGGTCGTCGAGGGGCCGCAGCGCACCGTCCACGACGCCGAGCACGGCACCGTGCTCCCCGGCACGAAGGTGCGCTCCGAGGGCGACGAGCCGGGCCGGGACGCGACCGTCAACCGCGCGTACGCGGGCCTGGGCGCCACGTTCGAGCTGCTGCTGAAGGCGTACGGGCGCAACTCCGTGGACGGTGAGGGCCTGCCGCTGCTCGCGACCGTGCACTACGACGAGAACTACGGGAACGCGTTCTGGAACGGCGAGCAGATGGTCTTCGGCGACGGGGACGGCGAGATCTTCCTCGACTTCACCGTCCCGGTCGACGTCATCGCCCACGAGCTGGCCCACGGCCTCACCCAGTACACGGCGAACCTCACCTACTTCGGCCAGGCGGGCGCGCTCAACGAGTCCGTGTCGGACGTCTTCGGCTCGCTGGTGAAGCAGTACACGCTCGACCAGACCGCCGACCGTGCCGACTGGCTGATCGGCGCCGGGCTGCTCGCCCCGCGCGTGACGGGCGTCGCGCTGCGCTCGATGAAGGAGCCCGGCTCCGCGTACGACGACGACGTGCTCGGCAAGGACCCGCAGCCCGCGACGATGGACGACTACGTCCGCACGGGCCAGGACAACGGCGGGGTGCACATCAACTCCGGCATCCCCAACCGCGCCTTCCATCTGCTCGCCACCCAGCTCGGCGGCAGGGCGTGGGAGCGGGCCGGTCAGATCTGGTACGACGTGCTGACCGGCGGCGCGCTCCCGGTCGACGCCTCCTTCGCGGACTTCGCCGGGGCCACGGTCGCGGCGGCGGCCGCGCGGTACGGCGAGGGCGAGGAGCACGAGGCGGTGCTGAAGGCCTGGTCGCAGGTGGGTGTACCCGCCAACTGA
- a CDS encoding protealysin inhibitor emfourin translates to MRIQVRRTGGFAGIEKLAEVDTSGRPDAQEWHALAEQAVAEGRGTPPVGVPDGFQYQLTVDGKTVYCADPRLTEEQRKLISKVLKEGS, encoded by the coding sequence ATGCGTATTCAAGTGCGACGCACGGGTGGGTTCGCCGGCATCGAGAAGCTCGCCGAGGTCGACACCTCGGGCCGCCCCGACGCCCAGGAGTGGCACGCCCTGGCCGAACAGGCCGTGGCCGAAGGCCGGGGCACGCCGCCGGTGGGGGTCCCGGACGGGTTCCAGTACCAGCTGACGGTGGACGGGAAGACGGTCTACTGCGCGGACCCGAGGCTCACCGAGGAGCAGCGCAAGCTGATCTCCAAGGTGCTGAAGGAAGGCTCCTGA
- the era gene encoding GTPase Era produces MARMSVHTPGSEAAPHRAGFACFVGRPNAGKSTLTNALVGQKVAITSNRPQTTRHTVRGIVHRPDLNAQLVLVDTPGLHKPRTLLGERLNDVVRTTWAEVDVIGFCLPANEKLGPGDRFIAKELAGIKKTPKVAIVTKTDLVDSKVLAEQLLAVDRLAQELGFEWAEIVPVSAVGDKQVALLADLLVPLLPESPPLYPEGDLTDEPEQVMVAELIREAALEGVRDELPHSIAVVVEEMLPREGRPADRPLLDIHANVYIERPSQKGIIIGPKGSRLKEVGIKSRKHIEALLGTPVFLDLHVKVAKDWQRDPKQLRKLGF; encoded by the coding sequence ATGGCCCGCATGAGCGTTCATACCCCTGGTTCCGAGGCCGCCCCGCACCGCGCCGGCTTCGCCTGCTTCGTCGGCCGCCCCAACGCGGGCAAGTCCACCCTCACGAACGCTCTGGTCGGCCAGAAGGTGGCCATCACCTCCAACCGTCCGCAGACCACGCGCCACACGGTCCGCGGCATCGTCCACCGCCCCGACCTGAACGCGCAGCTCGTGCTCGTCGACACACCCGGTCTGCACAAGCCGCGCACGCTGCTCGGCGAGCGGCTCAACGACGTCGTACGCACCACCTGGGCCGAGGTCGACGTGATCGGCTTCTGCCTGCCGGCGAACGAGAAGCTCGGCCCGGGGGACCGTTTCATCGCCAAGGAGCTCGCCGGGATCAAGAAGACCCCGAAGGTCGCGATCGTGACCAAGACCGACCTGGTCGACTCCAAGGTGCTGGCCGAGCAGCTGCTCGCCGTGGACCGGCTCGCCCAGGAGCTCGGATTCGAGTGGGCGGAGATCGTGCCGGTCTCCGCGGTGGGAGACAAGCAGGTCGCGCTGCTGGCCGATCTGCTCGTGCCGCTCCTCCCGGAGAGCCCCCCGCTCTACCCGGAGGGCGACCTCACCGACGAGCCCGAGCAGGTCATGGTCGCCGAACTGATCCGCGAGGCCGCGCTGGAGGGCGTACGGGACGAGCTGCCGCACTCGATCGCGGTCGTCGTCGAGGAGATGCTGCCGCGCGAGGGCCGCCCCGCGGACCGGCCGCTGCTCGACATCCACGCGAACGTCTATATCGAGCGCCCCAGCCAGAAGGGCATCATCATCGGCCCGAAGGGCAGCCGCCTCAAGGAGGTCGGCATCAAGTCCCGCAAGCACATCGAGGCGCTGCTGGGCACGCCGGTCTTCCTCGACCTGCATGTGAAGGTCGCGAAGGACTGGCAGCGCGACCCGAAGCAGCTGCGCAAGCTCGGTTTCTGA
- a CDS encoding WxL protein peptidoglycan domain-containing protein, with amino-acid sequence MPRPRLYAAVLVAAVLLGLLAPAPAHAADNGRWSVHPAAASEAAAALRPYFYLSADPGSRIEDKVTVTNKSAGPMTFRLYGADAYNTVRDGGFAVRTERERQLGVGAWLRAARQKITLPPGGTATVPFTLTVPETAEPGDHPGALVALDERVEPGPGSLAVGVQQAVGARIYLRVTGPTVAALAVEDVTYEPDRPLVPGTGTSRARISYTLHNRGNVTLNPKAALRAEGLFGRTLLARELTKLPGELLPRQKIRLTESWADAPQLDWGEITVTARARDVRESAAGSFFVVPWLVAAVLLAAGAGAAVWLRVRHRRVRGT; translated from the coding sequence ATGCCCAGACCGAGGCTGTACGCAGCGGTCCTTGTCGCCGCCGTCCTGCTGGGGCTGCTCGCGCCCGCCCCGGCCCACGCCGCCGACAACGGCCGCTGGTCCGTCCACCCCGCCGCGGCCTCCGAAGCCGCCGCGGCCCTGCGCCCGTACTTCTACCTCTCCGCCGACCCCGGCAGCCGTATCGAGGACAAGGTCACCGTCACCAACAAGTCGGCCGGGCCCATGACCTTCCGGCTGTACGGAGCCGACGCGTACAACACCGTGCGCGACGGCGGCTTCGCCGTGCGCACCGAGAGGGAGCGGCAGCTCGGCGTCGGCGCCTGGCTGAGGGCCGCCCGGCAGAAGATCACGCTTCCGCCCGGCGGGACGGCCACCGTGCCGTTCACGCTCACCGTCCCCGAGACCGCCGAACCCGGCGACCACCCGGGCGCCCTCGTCGCCCTCGACGAGCGCGTCGAGCCGGGGCCTGGCTCCCTCGCCGTCGGCGTCCAGCAGGCCGTCGGCGCCCGGATCTATCTGCGGGTGACCGGCCCGACCGTGGCCGCGCTGGCGGTCGAGGACGTGACCTACGAGCCGGACCGGCCGCTCGTGCCCGGCACCGGCACGAGCCGTGCCCGTATCTCGTACACCCTCCACAACCGCGGAAACGTCACGCTCAACCCGAAGGCCGCCCTGCGCGCCGAGGGCCTCTTCGGCCGCACGCTCCTCGCCCGCGAGCTGACGAAGCTCCCCGGCGAGCTGCTGCCCCGCCAGAAGATCCGGCTGACGGAGAGCTGGGCGGACGCACCCCAGCTCGACTGGGGTGAGATCACCGTCACGGCCCGGGCGCGCGACGTGCGCGAGTCCGCGGCCGGGTCGTTCTTCGTCGTGCCCTGGCTGGTCGCGGCCGTGCTGCTGGCGGCGGGCGCGGGCGCCGCGGTGTGGCTGCGTGTACGGCACCGGAGGGTGCGCGGTACGTGA